One region of Acidobacteriota bacterium genomic DNA includes:
- a CDS encoding AMP-binding protein encodes METEQFIPAEQRERNPLITVGAWERLRGILQHPDAPAWNFATGDRLLPGDLPAVDVVRRSIREGRRPGDGRPPAAIRAWARAMRRRSPWFADALPKGLNLARDWARVPTMRRADLAARLERIVPRDADLSRLITYETSGVTGHALYVPHHPVTMATNHAFLEFVLERHGVRLSFDETVTACVNLSAHRTTVVFATVFAVWGNAAFAKVNLHPHAWTPAAARRFLADLAPLFLTGDPLGYARLLAWEIPVKPAAMISSAVALDSGLKRRLEDAYGCPVIDTYATTETGVIGYAAPDAPGFTLLPADLYVEIVDADGRPVPEGEPGEISVTGGRNPYLPLLRYRTGDVARLSWSDPPGADPVPRLLDLQARAPVTFRAADGSRVGPVDIGRVIREWIVLQHAFVQHRDGSCTLALRPAPGCPLDPAAIAKRLRALFGKGVRITVRIDERLGDDQPGGKVVPFCSELDPA; translated from the coding sequence ATGGAGACGGAACAGTTCATCCCCGCTGAGCAGAGAGAGCGAAACCCCCTGATCACGGTCGGGGCCTGGGAGCGGCTCCGGGGGATTCTCCAGCACCCCGACGCCCCGGCGTGGAACTTCGCCACCGGCGACCGGCTGCTCCCGGGAGACCTCCCCGCCGTGGACGTCGTGCGCCGGTCGATCCGGGAAGGCCGCCGCCCCGGCGACGGCCGCCCCCCGGCCGCGATCCGCGCCTGGGCGCGGGCGATGCGCCGCCGCTCGCCCTGGTTCGCGGACGCGCTGCCGAAAGGGCTGAATCTGGCCCGCGACTGGGCCCGGGTACCCACGATGCGCCGTGCGGACCTCGCCGCCCGCCTCGAGCGGATCGTTCCCCGCGACGCCGACCTTTCCCGCCTCATCACCTACGAGACCTCGGGGGTGACCGGCCACGCCCTCTACGTCCCCCACCACCCCGTCACCATGGCGACGAACCACGCCTTCCTGGAATTCGTGCTGGAACGCCACGGCGTCCGGCTTTCCTTCGACGAGACGGTCACGGCCTGCGTCAACCTCAGCGCCCACCGAACCACGGTCGTCTTTGCCACCGTCTTCGCGGTATGGGGCAACGCCGCCTTCGCCAAGGTCAACCTGCACCCGCATGCCTGGACCCCCGCGGCGGCCCGCCGTTTCCTCGCGGACCTTGCGCCCCTCTTCCTGACGGGCGACCCGTTGGGATACGCCCGGTTGCTGGCCTGGGAAATCCCGGTGAAGCCCGCCGCCATGATCAGCTCGGCGGTCGCCCTGGATTCCGGCCTGAAGCGGCGACTGGAGGACGCGTACGGCTGTCCGGTGATCGACACCTACGCCACTACGGAGACCGGCGTCATCGGCTACGCCGCCCCCGACGCCCCCGGTTTCACCCTCCTGCCCGCCGACCTCTACGTCGAGATCGTGGACGCGGACGGCCGACCCGTCCCCGAGGGTGAACCGGGCGAGATCAGCGTCACCGGCGGGCGAAACCCCTACCTCCCACTGCTCCGTTACCGGACCGGCGACGTCGCCCGCCTCTCCTGGAGCGACCCGCCGGGGGCCGACCCCGTCCCGCGCCTGCTGGACCTCCAGGCCCGGGCCCCGGTGACGTTCCGCGCGGCGGACGGCAGCCGGGTGGGGCCGGTGGACATCGGCCGGGTCATCCGGGAGTGGATCGTCCTGCAGCACGCGTTCGTGCAGCACCGCGACGGGTCGTGCACCCTCGCCCTCCGCCCCGCCCCGGGCTGCCCCCTGGACCCCGCCGCCATCGCGAAGCGGCTCCGGGCGCTTTTCGGGAAGGGGGTCAGGATCACCGTCCGCATCGACGAGCGCCTCGGTGACGACCAACCGGGCGGAAAGGTGGTCCCGTTCTGCTCCGAACTCGACCCCGCCTGA
- a CDS encoding VWA domain-containing protein — MRAKDAALASLQAGWEACWPAALAAWSPFLRLRPPTWRLREEDEGIYDSIAMIRLLDHTVVINLRKIQELGLDQRDPAIPAHEAGHHALATAILAHEAGHHALCPADLADNGRLLARMRAGLPTREAFAGLAANLYADLLVNDRLQRGAGLDMAAVYRALRGKTREDDRLWRLYMRIYEVLWALPGGTLAAAGPPDPALEVDAGLGARVVRVYAKDWLKGAGRFAALLLPYFLEIPEQEGLGRGRMIWLDTAQAGAGIEVPDGLAEIEADEEAAVHPAEDPLVTGEAAAPEKAPVAGDGKETVGGVKTYRDPEAYTALMRGLGVDVPEQDLVARYYRERAIPHLIRFPVKVLGKSMEPQPEGVDVWDTGRSPQEIDWVETAVRSPVVIPGVTTVRRLHGAVEGPEPARVPTDLYLGIDCSGSMLNPAAHLSHPVLAGAIVALSALRAGARVMACLSGEPGKFHQTRGFIRNPAEVLEVLVNYLGTGYAFGVLRLEDAFLKGPPPRNPVHVMVVSDHDIFHMLEDAPDGWGVAARALAAARGGGTFVLHMPESYASPEVQRLREQGWNVHFVNTQEEMVDFARAFARRLYRK, encoded by the coding sequence GTGAGGGCGAAGGACGCCGCGCTCGCTTCCCTGCAGGCCGGGTGGGAGGCGTGCTGGCCGGCGGCCCTGGCGGCCTGGAGCCCCTTCCTGCGCCTGAGGCCGCCCACGTGGCGCCTGAGGGAGGAGGACGAGGGGATCTACGATTCCATCGCCATGATCCGGCTCCTCGACCACACCGTGGTGATCAACCTCCGGAAAATCCAGGAACTGGGACTGGACCAGCGCGACCCCGCCATCCCGGCCCACGAAGCCGGTCACCACGCCCTGGCCACCGCCATCCTGGCCCACGAGGCGGGGCACCACGCCCTGTGCCCCGCCGACCTGGCCGACAACGGCCGCCTCCTGGCCCGCATGCGCGCGGGCCTCCCCACCCGCGAGGCCTTCGCGGGACTGGCGGCCAACCTCTACGCCGACCTCCTGGTCAACGACCGTCTCCAGCGCGGCGCCGGCCTCGACATGGCCGCCGTCTACCGGGCGCTCAGGGGCAAAACGAGGGAAGACGACCGGCTGTGGCGCCTCTACATGCGGATCTACGAGGTCCTGTGGGCCCTGCCGGGCGGGACGCTGGCGGCGGCGGGGCCGCCCGACCCCGCCCTGGAGGTGGACGCCGGCCTCGGGGCCCGGGTCGTCCGCGTCTACGCGAAGGACTGGCTCAAGGGCGCTGGCCGCTTCGCCGCGCTGCTGCTCCCCTACTTTCTGGAGATACCGGAGCAGGAAGGCCTGGGCCGGGGGCGGATGATCTGGCTCGACACCGCGCAGGCGGGCGCCGGGATCGAGGTCCCCGACGGCCTGGCCGAGATCGAGGCGGACGAGGAGGCCGCCGTCCACCCCGCCGAGGACCCGCTGGTGACGGGGGAGGCGGCGGCCCCCGAGAAGGCGCCCGTGGCGGGTGACGGGAAGGAGACCGTGGGCGGGGTGAAGACGTACCGCGACCCCGAGGCGTACACCGCGCTGATGCGGGGCCTCGGGGTGGACGTTCCCGAGCAGGACCTGGTCGCCCGCTACTACCGGGAGCGGGCCATTCCCCACCTGATCCGCTTTCCCGTCAAGGTCCTCGGGAAATCCATGGAACCCCAACCCGAGGGCGTGGACGTGTGGGACACGGGCCGAAGCCCCCAGGAGATCGACTGGGTGGAGACGGCCGTCCGCAGTCCGGTGGTGATCCCCGGCGTGACCACGGTCCGGCGGCTCCACGGGGCGGTGGAGGGCCCCGAGCCCGCCCGGGTCCCCACCGACCTCTACCTCGGCATCGACTGCTCGGGCTCCATGCTCAACCCGGCGGCGCATCTCTCCCACCCGGTCCTGGCGGGCGCCATCGTGGCCCTGTCGGCGCTGCGGGCCGGGGCGCGGGTGATGGCGTGCCTCTCCGGCGAACCGGGAAAATTCCACCAGACCCGCGGGTTCATCCGCAACCCGGCGGAAGTCCTGGAGGTCCTGGTCAACTACCTCGGCACCGGCTACGCCTTCGGGGTCCTCCGGCTGGAGGATGCGTTCCTGAAAGGGCCGCCCCCCCGCAATCCCGTCCACGTCATGGTGGTGTCCGACCACGACATCTTCCACATGCTGGAGGACGCACCGGACGGCTGGGGGGTCGCCGCCCGGGCCCTGGCGGCGGCGAGGGGGGGCGGCACCTTCGTGCTGCACATGCCGGAGTCTTACGCATCGCCCGAGGTTCAACGACTCCGGGAGCAGGGCTGGAACGTCCACTTCGTCAACACCCAGGAGGAAATGGTGGACTTCGCCCGCGCCTTCGCCCGCCGACTTTACAGGAAGTGA
- a CDS encoding AAA family ATPase: MGFFKRDYEKVSEAPTHPASPAAGRPRFDVADLYQGPVDDGRAAEPGAVPLDEKFRQVYFWVTNHAIISPHYDIEYNDTPPLSYEFGDAKVTVRLPSDQSYSSFVLLPLLTLAVRRRCLLVGGPGRGKTAIAILMGVLSGYSLREIRRAIQHGQPQMTVADLLGNPLPSSMVSAASNEDIRIAWRKWLGMRIKIIDEYNRIPTRTQSALLTVMADNYAEMYDQVFECPEAAWYLTANDDAGGGTYQVIEALRDRIDVVVRALHFNTRFLGELLTRLEENVRPEEVVPSRLVFTETELDAAEAQVRAVGFPAPLLKRLEFFAGHFEFFEPAAHQVEYMTKDTVKLAGADLVALAAGETGRDRAVDLGGQTLNGLSVRALMTALAYVKAAAWFRGRPSVDFEDVRQVLPFVLQDKLVPNPESPFFEQGRNAALRTDRVSWIRSLFDAACKEYDRLDLDRADPLTPLEEEFGSGLVGVAEGDVRRRLAKVEKVLREWSASRKLYGHMYDRILKLKYLHQRYTNYLRWLKWKP; encoded by the coding sequence ATGGGGTTTTTCAAGCGCGACTACGAGAAGGTCTCCGAGGCGCCCACGCACCCGGCGTCGCCGGCGGCGGGGCGGCCCCGCTTCGACGTGGCGGACCTCTACCAGGGCCCCGTGGACGACGGCCGCGCCGCGGAGCCCGGCGCGGTGCCGCTGGACGAGAAGTTCCGCCAGGTGTACTTCTGGGTCACCAACCACGCCATCATCAGCCCCCACTACGATATCGAGTACAACGACACGCCGCCCCTCTCCTACGAGTTCGGCGACGCGAAGGTCACCGTTCGGCTTCCGAGCGACCAGAGCTACTCCAGTTTCGTGCTGCTGCCCCTCCTCACCCTGGCGGTGCGGCGCCGCTGCCTGCTGGTGGGCGGCCCCGGGCGGGGGAAAACCGCCATCGCCATCCTCATGGGCGTCCTGTCGGGCTACTCGTTGCGGGAGATCCGGCGGGCCATCCAGCACGGCCAGCCCCAGATGACCGTGGCGGACCTCCTGGGCAACCCCCTCCCCAGCTCCATGGTGAGCGCCGCCAGCAACGAGGACATCCGCATCGCCTGGCGGAAGTGGCTCGGGATGCGCATCAAGATCATCGACGAGTACAACCGCATCCCCACCCGCACCCAGTCCGCCCTCCTCACCGTCATGGCGGACAACTACGCCGAGATGTACGACCAGGTCTTCGAGTGCCCCGAGGCGGCCTGGTACCTCACGGCCAACGACGACGCCGGCGGCGGGACCTACCAGGTGATCGAGGCCCTGCGCGACCGTATCGACGTGGTGGTCCGGGCCCTCCACTTCAACACCCGTTTCCTCGGGGAGCTGCTGACGCGCCTCGAGGAGAACGTCCGCCCCGAGGAGGTGGTCCCGTCCCGCCTCGTCTTCACCGAGACCGAGCTGGACGCCGCGGAGGCCCAGGTCCGCGCCGTGGGCTTCCCCGCCCCGCTCCTGAAGCGTCTGGAGTTCTTCGCGGGGCACTTCGAGTTCTTCGAGCCCGCCGCCCACCAGGTGGAGTACATGACCAAGGACACCGTCAAGCTCGCCGGCGCCGACCTCGTCGCCCTCGCCGCCGGGGAGACCGGCCGCGACCGCGCCGTGGACCTGGGCGGCCAGACCTTGAACGGCCTCTCGGTGCGCGCCCTCATGACGGCCCTGGCCTACGTCAAGGCCGCGGCCTGGTTCCGGGGGAGACCCAGCGTCGACTTCGAGGACGTCCGGCAGGTCCTCCCCTTCGTCCTCCAGGACAAACTGGTGCCCAACCCCGAGAGCCCCTTCTTCGAGCAGGGCCGCAACGCCGCCCTCCGGACCGACCGCGTGAGCTGGATCCGCAGCCTTTTCGACGCCGCGTGCAAGGAGTACGACCGCCTCGACCTCGACCGCGCGGACCCGCTGACCCCGCTGGAGGAGGAGTTCGGCAGCGGCCTCGTGGGGGTCGCCGAGGGCGACGTGCGCAGGCGCCTGGCGAAGGTGGAGAAGGTGCTCCGGGAGTGGAGCGCCTCCCGCAAGCTCTACGGCCACATGTACGACCGGATCCTGAAGCTGAAGTACCTCCACCAGCGCTACACCAACTACCTGCGCTGGCTGAAGTGGAAGCCGTGA
- a CDS encoding nucleotidyltransferase domain-containing protein — protein sequence MLEIDKIKPEIAALCKRLYVRRLELFGSAVTKEFGPGSDVDFLVEFDRGKGDLFNWFFELKEELERLVSRPVDVIVTDAIRDSFFRKVIEQTRTLLYAA from the coding sequence ATGTTGGAGATTGACAAGATCAAACCAGAGATCGCCGCCCTCTGCAAGCGCTTGTATGTCAGGCGCCTGGAACTTTTCGGCTCGGCGGTTACGAAGGAGTTCGGTCCGGGGAGCGATGTGGACTTTCTTGTCGAATTCGACCGGGGAAAGGGGGATCTCTTCAACTGGTTTTTTGAGTTGAAAGAGGAGCTGGAGAGACTGGTATCAAGGCCGGTGGATGTCATCGTCACAGACGCGATCCGGGATTCTTTCTTCAGGAAAGTGATAGAGCAAACCCGGACGTTGCTGTATGCCGCTTGA
- a CDS encoding DUF86 domain-containing protein: MPLEIKKTLFDIVAPSLFSRITNAQRIAGFRNIIAHGYDAVDEAIVWEAATVHLPILKAEIEHWMEADER; encoded by the coding sequence ATGCCGCTTGAGATCAAGAAAACTCTTTTTGACATCGTGGCTCCCTCTTTGTTTTCAAGGATTACAAACGCCCAGCGGATTGCAGGCTTCCGCAATATTATCGCCCACGGATACGATGCGGTCGATGAAGCCATTGTCTGGGAGGCGGCTACCGTCCACTTGCCAATTCTGAAGGCGGAAATCGAGCACTGGATGGAGGCTGACGAGAGGTGA
- a CDS encoding type II toxin-antitoxin system HicB family antitoxin, with protein sequence MNLMQEFEVAVEKGEDGSYRASVPGLPGCEARAKNLEQLMPRVRQAVLSRLAEEGGGPGAGDELVLRVSISLPAPWAPFPREC encoded by the coding sequence GTGAACCTGATGCAGGAATTCGAGGTGGCGGTGGAGAAGGGGGAGGACGGCAGCTACCGCGCGTCCGTTCCCGGTCTGCCGGGCTGCGAAGCCCGGGCGAAGAACCTGGAGCAGTTGATGCCCCGGGTGCGCCAGGCTGTCCTGTCCCGGCTCGCGGAGGAAGGCGGCGGGCCCGGCGCCGGGGACGAGCTCGTGTTGCGGGTGTCCATCTCGCTGCCCGCGCCCTGGGCCCCCTTCCCGCGCGAGTGCTGA